A window of Anaeromusa acidaminophila DSM 3853 contains these coding sequences:
- a CDS encoding complex I subunit 4 family protein, which translates to MVSFPLLTLILLTPVWGILVLLCMPREADRMIKMVSAASMTVAFALTVYAYWAYDVVQGGMQFQETVPWIAELGVTYALGVDGISLPLLLLTVLVGLSTVFVSWNEKERPKEFFIQLLLLIVGAIGVFISRDLFIFLLFYELGIVPTYIMVVVWGSVKRVSKEHAAMKMTIYLLLGSAFMLAGVLALYLNAYPEGLRTFSMEALAQAHAMGNLSENVQIVAFFLLLLGFGSTLAMWPFYSWAPDGYAAAPSGVSMLHAGVLKKVGGYGLIRLGLLTLPLGVKFWAPVIALVAIINILYAAMVALAEKDLKYIIGYSSISHMGYILIGFAALNVISIDGAVANMFAHGVMCALFFAMIGLVQERTNTRLVSELGGLAHQMPRVAVGFMLAGMSSLGLPGLAGFIPEFTIFVGAFKEYPVSTFLAVSGIVFTALYILRLLANVLFGPRREEFDGCKDATGVELVPLVLLGAALVIFGIFPQMLMGVVNSGMEPAAALLLKLHALQGGLL; encoded by the coding sequence ATGGTGAGCTTTCCGTTATTAACGCTGATTCTGTTGACGCCTGTCTGGGGAATTTTGGTGCTTCTTTGCATGCCTAGGGAAGCCGACCGTATGATTAAGATGGTTTCGGCTGCATCCATGACAGTGGCCTTTGCTTTGACGGTGTATGCATATTGGGCGTACGATGTCGTGCAAGGGGGTATGCAGTTTCAAGAAACGGTGCCCTGGATTGCCGAATTAGGCGTAACCTATGCGCTGGGCGTAGACGGCATTTCTTTGCCGCTGCTGCTTTTGACGGTTTTGGTAGGCCTTTCTACGGTCTTTGTATCCTGGAATGAAAAAGAGCGGCCAAAGGAATTTTTCATTCAACTACTGCTCTTGATAGTAGGCGCTATTGGCGTTTTCATTTCACGAGATTTGTTTATCTTCCTGCTCTTTTACGAGTTAGGCATTGTGCCGACGTATATCATGGTAGTAGTTTGGGGCTCAGTGAAGCGTGTTTCTAAAGAGCATGCAGCCATGAAGATGACTATTTATCTGCTGTTGGGCTCGGCATTTATGCTGGCGGGAGTGTTGGCGTTGTACTTAAACGCCTACCCGGAAGGGCTGCGCACGTTTAGCATGGAAGCTTTAGCACAGGCTCACGCTATGGGGAACTTGTCCGAAAACGTACAAATTGTCGCTTTTTTCCTCTTGCTTTTGGGCTTTGGTTCTACGCTGGCTATGTGGCCGTTTTACAGCTGGGCGCCGGACGGATATGCCGCCGCGCCGAGCGGTGTGTCGATGCTGCACGCAGGCGTGTTGAAAAAGGTAGGCGGCTATGGCCTAATTCGCTTGGGTCTGCTGACCTTGCCCTTGGGTGTTAAATTTTGGGCTCCTGTGATTGCTCTAGTGGCGATTATCAATATTCTCTATGCGGCGATGGTAGCCTTGGCGGAAAAGGACTTGAAGTATATTATTGGATATTCATCCATTTCTCATATGGGCTACATTCTGATCGGCTTTGCAGCCCTGAATGTAATCAGCATTGATGGTGCTGTGGCCAATATGTTCGCTCATGGCGTCATGTGCGCCTTGTTCTTTGCGATGATTGGACTTGTACAGGAGCGCACCAATACACGGTTAGTCTCCGAGCTTGGCGGGTTAGCGCATCAAATGCCTCGTGTGGCCGTTGGTTTTATGCTGGCCGGTATGAGTTCTTTGGGCTTGCCTGGCTTAGCGGGTTTTATCCCTGAGTTTACCATTTTTGTGGGGGCTTTTAAGGAATATCCTGTTTCTACCTTCTTGGCTGTTTCCGGTATTGTGTTTACGGCGCTGTATATCCTGCGGCTGTTGGCCAATGTGTTGTTTGGGCCGAGACGTGAAGAATTTGACGGTTGCAAGGATGCGACTGGTGTTGAGCTGGTGCCGTTGGTCCTACTGGGCGCTGCTCTCGTTATTTTCGGCATCTTCCCGCAAATGCTCATGGGCGTAGTGAATAGCGGCATGGAGCCGGCGGCAGCGCTGCTCCTGAAGCTGCACGCGCTGCAGGGAGGGTTGTTATAA
- a CDS encoding NADH-quinone oxidoreductase subunit N, with product MNIALLASEISVVVLALFLLVFDLLLPKQETRRSLGYLAVCGVTAILVYTATRYGDAASVYHGFFVVDNFALFFKLLFLAATLLTILFSFDYVEKMTRSGGEFYALLLFALLGMMVMASASDLLTLFVGLELMTIVFYALVGFDLKNKRSSEAGIKYMILGSAASAILLYGMSWVYGFTGTLMLKEIAQNAAATPAMMLGMGLMLAGLCFKLSIVPFHMWAPDVYEGAPVSITAMLAMGSKAAAFAVLLRIFITAFGSLQAYWITVVTALAALSMVVGIVIAMWQSNVKRMLAYSSVAQAGYILSGLLAADVAGIKGMLFYVVLYMFANVGAFAVVTAVSNETGSDERSAFKGLSQRSPLLALVMTLSLMSMAGLPPMAGFVGKLYLFMAISEQGFFWLAVLGFVMSMISVYYYMLVVKEMYSPAAEPAEAAPLYFSGTLRLAAVLSLFGTIFLGVYPGPLSQLAAAAAKVLW from the coding sequence ATGAATATCGCATTATTAGCTAGTGAAATCTCTGTTGTCGTCCTTGCGTTATTTCTGCTGGTTTTTGACTTGCTGCTTCCCAAACAGGAAACGCGCCGTAGTTTAGGGTATTTGGCAGTTTGCGGCGTGACAGCCATCCTTGTTTATACTGCTACCCGTTATGGAGATGCTGCCAGTGTCTATCATGGATTTTTTGTGGTGGACAACTTTGCGCTTTTTTTCAAGCTGCTATTTTTGGCGGCGACCTTGCTGACAATTCTTTTTTCCTTTGATTACGTGGAAAAAATGACGCGCAGCGGGGGCGAGTTTTATGCCTTGCTGTTGTTTGCCTTGCTGGGGATGATGGTCATGGCGTCGGCGAGCGACTTGTTGACGCTTTTTGTGGGCTTGGAATTAATGACTATCGTCTTTTACGCCCTCGTCGGCTTTGATCTCAAGAACAAACGTTCCAGCGAAGCCGGTATCAAGTATATGATTCTTGGCTCGGCGGCCAGCGCTATCTTGCTGTATGGCATGAGCTGGGTGTACGGTTTCACCGGGACGCTGATGCTTAAAGAGATTGCTCAGAATGCGGCAGCCACTCCGGCTATGATGCTGGGGATGGGGCTGATGCTGGCGGGGCTTTGTTTTAAGCTTTCAATTGTTCCTTTTCACATGTGGGCGCCGGATGTATACGAAGGCGCGCCAGTATCGATTACAGCGATGCTCGCCATGGGCTCCAAAGCAGCCGCTTTTGCGGTGCTGCTGCGGATTTTCATTACGGCCTTCGGTTCCTTGCAGGCCTACTGGATCACCGTAGTTACCGCGCTGGCGGCTCTTAGCATGGTTGTCGGCATTGTGATTGCGATGTGGCAAAGCAATGTAAAGCGTATGCTGGCGTATTCGTCGGTCGCTCAAGCTGGTTATATTCTTTCCGGTTTGCTGGCGGCGGATGTGGCGGGCATTAAAGGCATGCTGTTCTACGTTGTTTTGTATATGTTTGCCAATGTGGGCGCTTTTGCCGTAGTGACGGCTGTCAGCAATGAAACCGGTTCTGACGAACGGAGCGCGTTCAAGGGGTTGTCGCAGCGTTCGCCGCTCTTGGCCTTAGTGATGACCTTATCTTTGATGTCTATGGCCGGCTTGCCTCCTATGGCTGGCTTTGTCGGTAAATTATATCTCTTTATGGCCATTTCGGAGCAAGGGTTCTTTTGGCTGGCTGTGCTGGGTTTTGTGATGTCGATGATCTCCGTGTATTACTATATGCTGGTGGTCAAGGAGATGTACAGTCCGGCGGCAGAACCGGCAGAGGCTGCGCCTCTGTATTTTAGCGGTACTCTGCGCTTGGCGGCAGTGCTTAGCTTATTTGGTACGATCTTCTTGGGCGTATACCCAGGGCCGTTGTCGCAATTGGCAGCTGCTGCGGCCAAAGTGTTGTGGTAA
- the dapA gene encoding 4-hydroxy-tetrahydrodipicolinate synthase → MKKVVFKGAGVAVVTPYNETGIDYKALAQLIDFNIDNGTDAIIICGTTGESATMTDEEHKEAIEFTIKHVNKRVPVIAGTGSNDTIYAAQLSQHAEEAGADALLLVSPYYNKTSQKGLVEHFNYIADRVNIPIILYNVPSRTGVTIKPETYQALSKHPNIVATKEASGDFSAILKTRALCGDDLHMYSGNDDQIVPILAMGGMGVISVLSNIMPKETHEICKLFFEGRIQESSALQIRLADIIDALFVEVNPIPVKTALRLMGYPVGELRRPLTDMEPNTLAQLKKALAAHGLTKN, encoded by the coding sequence GTGAAAAAGGTAGTATTTAAGGGAGCTGGGGTTGCGGTAGTCACGCCGTATAATGAAACGGGCATTGATTACAAAGCGCTGGCGCAGCTGATCGACTTCAATATTGATAATGGCACTGACGCCATTATCATTTGCGGTACGACCGGAGAATCGGCCACGATGACCGATGAAGAACACAAAGAAGCCATTGAATTTACCATTAAACATGTCAACAAACGGGTGCCTGTGATCGCAGGGACCGGCTCCAATGATACGATCTACGCGGCGCAGCTGTCGCAGCATGCAGAGGAAGCCGGTGCTGATGCGCTCTTACTAGTGTCGCCATATTACAACAAAACTTCACAGAAAGGCCTTGTAGAGCATTTTAACTACATTGCTGATCGCGTGAATATCCCGATTATCTTGTACAATGTACCTTCGCGGACTGGTGTGACGATCAAACCGGAAACGTATCAGGCTTTGTCTAAACATCCGAATATCGTGGCTACCAAAGAAGCTAGCGGTGATTTTTCCGCCATTTTAAAAACACGAGCTTTGTGCGGCGATGACCTGCATATGTATTCCGGCAATGATGATCAGATTGTGCCGATTTTGGCGATGGGCGGCATGGGGGTTATTTCCGTGCTTTCCAATATCATGCCTAAGGAAACGCATGAAATCTGTAAGCTTTTCTTTGAAGGGCGTATTCAAGAAAGCAGTGCGCTGCAGATTCGCTTGGCGGATATTATTGATGCGCTATTCGTAGAGGTGAACCCTATTCCAGTCAAAACCGCGCTGCGGTTGATGGGCTATCCTGTGGGAGAATTACGGCGTCCGCTGACGGATATGGAGCCGAACACCTTAGCGCAGCTCAAAAAAGCGTTGGCTGCACATGGCTTAACCAAAAATTAA
- a CDS encoding YqaA family protein — protein MDEWITVLQEWGVWGLVLASFTEAFCSPVLPDVVLIPLALAQPEQALFYGFIATAASVAGGFVGYFLGKRLGVKAARKLLPESQLQRLKEGVEGNALWAVLLAVMSPFPYKCITIAAGAVGMRLSVFMAISVLGRTKRFFLEALLIYWYGPQAVEWLRQYGDGMLWGSVALTVLAVAGWYVRRRWRRRRALATKGVME, from the coding sequence ATGGATGAATGGATTACAGTGCTGCAGGAGTGGGGCGTTTGGGGATTGGTGTTGGCTTCGTTTACCGAAGCCTTTTGCTCACCAGTTTTACCGGATGTAGTATTGATTCCTTTAGCATTAGCGCAGCCGGAGCAGGCGCTTTTTTACGGGTTTATTGCTACGGCGGCTTCCGTAGCGGGCGGTTTTGTAGGTTATTTCCTGGGGAAACGTCTAGGCGTCAAAGCGGCGAGAAAGCTATTGCCCGAGAGTCAACTCCAACGATTGAAAGAAGGCGTGGAAGGGAATGCGCTTTGGGCGGTGTTGCTGGCGGTCATGTCGCCGTTTCCCTATAAATGCATTACCATTGCCGCGGGCGCAGTAGGGATGAGGCTGTCTGTTTTTATGGCCATTTCCGTGTTGGGTCGGACAAAACGCTTCTTTTTGGAGGCGCTGCTCATTTACTGGTATGGTCCGCAAGCTGTAGAATGGCTGCGCCAGTACGGGGATGGAATGCTGTGGGGCTCAGTAGCGCTAACTGTTTTGGCTGTCGCTGGCTGGTATGTGCGACGGCGTTGGAGGAGACGCCGCGCGCTGGCTACTAAAGGGGTCATGGAGTAG
- a CDS encoding ABC-F family ATP-binding cassette domain-containing protein has product MISTSNIELQFGKRVLFKDVSVKFTPGNCYGLIGANGAGKSTFLKVLSGEIEPTKGDVIITPGERLAVLKQNHYEFDEFPVLQTVIMGHSRLYAIMEEKDALYAKPDFSDEDGMRVSELECEFAELNGWDADTEAARLLNGLGINEGLHDKLMSELDGAEKVRVLLAQALFGNPDILLLDEPTNHLDIESINWLENFLYDFPNTVIVVSHDRHFLNQVCTHIADLDFEGLQLYVGNYDFWLESSQLALQLAKDANKKKEEKMKDLQTFIQRFSANASKSKQATSRKKQLEKLTLDDIKPSSRRYPYIAFKPDREAGAQLLSVDGISVTVEGEKVLNDVSFLVAKGDKIAFVGPDSIAKTALFRILAGELEPEQGEFKWGVTTTQAYFPKDNSAYFDDVTLNLVDWLRQFSRDQDETFIRGFLGRMLFSGEESQKEANVLSGGEKVRCMLSRMMVSGANVLILDEPTNHLDLETITSLNSGLTQFEGTMLFTSHDHQFVETIANRIIEITPNGVIDRRMSYDEYLQDGEVKKQRAALYPKA; this is encoded by the coding sequence ATGATCAGTACAAGCAACATTGAATTGCAATTCGGCAAGCGCGTTCTTTTCAAGGACGTCTCTGTCAAATTTACTCCCGGCAACTGTTACGGCCTCATCGGAGCCAACGGCGCCGGCAAATCTACCTTCCTCAAAGTACTTTCCGGCGAAATCGAACCCACTAAAGGCGATGTTATCATCACTCCGGGCGAACGCTTAGCGGTACTCAAACAAAACCATTACGAATTTGACGAGTTTCCTGTTTTGCAAACCGTCATCATGGGCCATAGCCGTCTTTACGCAATTATGGAAGAAAAAGACGCTTTATATGCAAAGCCGGACTTTTCCGATGAGGACGGCATGCGCGTATCGGAACTGGAATGCGAATTCGCTGAACTTAATGGTTGGGACGCCGACACGGAAGCCGCTCGTCTACTTAACGGCCTTGGCATCAACGAAGGCTTGCATGACAAGCTCATGTCTGAATTAGACGGCGCGGAAAAAGTACGGGTTCTGTTGGCGCAAGCGCTCTTCGGCAACCCTGACATTCTGCTGTTGGACGAACCTACCAACCATTTGGATATCGAGTCCATCAACTGGCTCGAAAACTTCCTCTATGATTTCCCCAATACCGTCATTGTGGTTTCCCATGACCGTCACTTTCTCAATCAGGTCTGCACGCATATTGCTGATTTGGACTTCGAAGGTCTACAGCTTTATGTAGGCAACTACGATTTCTGGTTGGAATCCAGTCAATTGGCTCTGCAGTTGGCTAAAGACGCCAACAAGAAAAAGGAAGAAAAAATGAAGGACCTCCAAACCTTCATCCAGCGCTTCAGCGCTAATGCTTCTAAATCCAAACAGGCCACTTCACGGAAAAAGCAGTTGGAAAAACTGACGTTAGACGACATCAAGCCGTCCTCGCGACGCTACCCCTATATCGCCTTTAAGCCAGACCGTGAAGCAGGGGCTCAGCTCCTCTCCGTCGATGGCATCAGTGTTACCGTCGAAGGCGAAAAAGTACTGAACGATGTCTCTTTCTTGGTTGCCAAAGGCGATAAAATCGCTTTTGTCGGTCCTGATTCCATTGCTAAAACCGCGCTGTTCCGTATTCTTGCCGGCGAGCTGGAGCCGGAGCAAGGCGAATTCAAGTGGGGCGTCACCACGACGCAGGCGTATTTCCCAAAAGACAACTCCGCCTACTTTGACGACGTCACACTCAATCTGGTAGATTGGCTGCGCCAATTTTCCCGTGATCAGGATGAAACCTTCATCCGCGGCTTCTTGGGACGCATGCTTTTCTCCGGCGAGGAAAGTCAAAAAGAAGCCAACGTTCTCTCAGGCGGTGAGAAAGTCCGCTGCATGCTTTCCCGCATGATGGTCAGCGGCGCCAACGTCCTCATCCTGGACGAACCCACCAACCATCTGGATCTAGAAACGATCACCTCATTAAATAGCGGTCTGACGCAGTTTGAAGGCACCATGCTCTTTACCTCGCATGACCATCAATTTGTAGAAACCATTGCCAACCGCATTATCGAAATTACTCCTAACGGCGTCATTGACCGTCGCATGAGCTACGACGAATATCTCCAAGACGGCGAAGTGAAAAAACAACGCGCCGCTCTCTACCCTAAAGCATAA
- the trpD gene encoding anthranilate phosphoribosyltransferase, whose product MFKELLQRVVAGEDLNRQQAQEAMRAIMSGEVGETALAAFLTALRMKQETPEEVTGFATAMRQLAQPLQVEGGTLDTCGTGGDGAGTFNISTTVAFVLAGAGVKVAKHGNRGVSSKSGSADVLQALGVEVELPPAAVAKCIEETGIGFLFAPQFHMAMRHAAKTRRELGFRTVFNLLGPLTNPAGAEYQLLGVYQRSLTRVVGEALAALGAKRAMVVHSLDGLDELSTAAPNQVTEVVEGKVNSYLLDAADLGFASAKIEDYIGGTPVENAVITEAILRGEKGPKQDVVLLNAAAALLVTGKAETLLEGVEMGRRILESGAALAKLEELRRVSQKVKELSA is encoded by the coding sequence ATGTTTAAAGAACTGTTGCAACGCGTAGTAGCCGGGGAAGATTTAAATCGTCAACAAGCGCAGGAAGCCATGCGGGCCATTATGAGCGGCGAGGTGGGAGAAACCGCATTGGCGGCTTTTCTGACGGCCTTGCGTATGAAGCAGGAAACGCCGGAAGAAGTTACCGGTTTTGCGACGGCTATGCGCCAATTAGCGCAGCCGCTGCAGGTTGAGGGCGGTACGCTGGACACCTGCGGTACTGGGGGCGATGGCGCAGGCACTTTCAATATATCGACGACAGTAGCCTTCGTTTTGGCTGGCGCAGGCGTAAAAGTGGCCAAACATGGCAACCGGGGTGTTTCCAGCAAGAGCGGCAGCGCCGATGTGCTGCAGGCCTTGGGAGTGGAAGTCGAATTGCCTCCGGCAGCGGTAGCTAAGTGTATAGAGGAAACCGGTATTGGCTTTTTGTTTGCGCCGCAGTTCCATATGGCGATGCGCCATGCGGCTAAGACAAGACGAGAACTTGGGTTTCGTACCGTCTTTAATCTGTTGGGGCCCTTGACCAATCCTGCCGGAGCGGAATACCAGCTGCTGGGCGTGTACCAACGTTCGCTGACGCGGGTGGTTGGTGAAGCGTTGGCGGCGCTAGGGGCTAAACGAGCGATGGTGGTGCATAGCTTAGATGGTTTGGATGAGCTTTCAACGGCGGCGCCAAACCAGGTCACCGAAGTAGTAGAAGGGAAAGTAAACTCGTATTTGCTGGATGCGGCGGATTTAGGCTTTGCTTCGGCGAAAATCGAAGATTACATCGGCGGTACGCCGGTGGAAAACGCGGTCATTACAGAAGCCATTCTGCGCGGTGAAAAAGGGCCGAAGCAGGACGTGGTGCTTCTGAACGCGGCGGCGGCGCTACTGGTGACCGGCAAAGCGGAAACGCTGCTGGAAGGCGTTGAGATGGGCCGGCGTATTTTGGAATCGGGAGCCGCCTTGGCTAAGCTGGAAGAATTGCGCCGAGTCAGTCAAAAGGTTAAGGAGCTTTCAGCATGA
- a CDS encoding phosphoribosylanthranilate isomerase codes for MKIKICGLRRPEEADVVRACGGDYLGAVFATSPRQVDVLQAQALFAVAGTVGRVGVFQNAPLAQVQEIAQACQLDLVQLHGEENEVYARAVGRPVLRSVPVTPGEAVAKELLQRSGYAGLLLDTKLSGQSGGTGTTFDWKDLQALRREAMSPLWVAGGLTAANVAEAIRMLRPDGVDVSGGVESSRGVKDCAAIAAFIAAARKAEEDYLAEPYCGEQAPSGGRSETEASITARRYKNKR; via the coding sequence ATGAAAATCAAAATCTGCGGTTTGCGGCGTCCAGAGGAAGCGGATGTGGTTCGCGCCTGCGGCGGCGATTACCTTGGCGCTGTCTTTGCGACAAGTCCTCGACAGGTTGACGTATTGCAAGCGCAGGCTCTTTTTGCAGTAGCGGGAACGGTGGGGCGAGTCGGGGTTTTTCAAAACGCACCGCTGGCGCAGGTGCAAGAAATTGCGCAGGCTTGTCAGTTGGATTTAGTTCAACTGCATGGCGAAGAAAATGAAGTCTATGCTCGTGCGGTGGGGAGGCCGGTACTGCGCAGCGTTCCTGTAACGCCTGGCGAGGCGGTGGCGAAGGAACTGCTGCAGCGAAGCGGCTATGCCGGGCTGTTGCTGGATACCAAGCTGTCAGGACAAAGCGGCGGTACTGGAACGACATTTGACTGGAAAGATCTGCAGGCGTTGCGGCGGGAAGCAATGTCGCCGTTATGGGTGGCTGGCGGTTTGACAGCGGCCAATGTAGCAGAAGCCATTCGAATGCTGCGGCCGGACGGCGTGGACGTGTCCGGCGGCGTGGAGAGCAGCCGGGGAGTAAAGGATTGCGCGGCCATAGCGGCTTTCATTGCTGCAGCGCGTAAAGCGGAGGAGGATTATCTTGCTGAACCATATTGTGGAGAACAAGCGCCTAGTGGTGGCCGAAGCGAAACGGAAGCGTCCATTACGGCGAGAAGATATAAAAACAAAAGGTGA
- the trpC gene encoding indole-3-glycerol phosphate synthase TrpC yields MLNHIVENKRLVVAEAKRKRPLRREDIKTKGDFRLRRAIAEREWSLIAECKLASPAKGRLTARYSVVELAKLYEKNGAAALSVHTDAHFLGRLEDIAAVKAATSLPVLRKEFIVDEYQLYETALAGADGVLLIAAVLQAEELKRYQEIAEDLGLDCLVEVHGPAELPAALAVQAPLLGINNRDLTTFRTDVEHTFQLLPQCAGQLVISESGIKNGEDARRLRQAGVKGILVGEGLVVADDVAAMTREMALME; encoded by the coding sequence TTGCTGAACCATATTGTGGAGAACAAGCGCCTAGTGGTGGCCGAAGCGAAACGGAAGCGTCCATTACGGCGAGAAGATATAAAAACAAAAGGTGATTTTCGCTTGCGTCGGGCGATTGCAGAAAGAGAGTGGTCGCTGATTGCCGAGTGCAAGCTGGCTTCACCGGCGAAGGGCCGCTTGACGGCGCGCTACAGTGTGGTGGAATTGGCGAAGCTTTATGAGAAAAACGGCGCGGCGGCTCTTTCCGTGCATACGGATGCGCATTTTTTAGGCCGTTTGGAGGACATCGCAGCGGTCAAGGCAGCCACCTCGTTGCCAGTGCTGCGTAAAGAATTCATTGTCGATGAGTATCAACTCTATGAAACCGCGTTGGCTGGAGCTGATGGCGTGCTTTTAATTGCGGCGGTACTGCAAGCGGAGGAATTGAAACGATACCAAGAGATTGCGGAAGACTTGGGGTTGGATTGTTTGGTGGAAGTGCACGGGCCCGCCGAATTGCCGGCGGCTCTGGCTGTACAGGCGCCGCTTTTGGGCATTAACAATCGGGATTTAACGACCTTTCGCACGGATGTAGAGCATACCTTTCAACTGTTGCCGCAGTGCGCTGGACAGCTGGTTATTAGTGAAAGCGGTATTAAAAACGGCGAGGATGCCCGGCGATTACGCCAAGCCGGCGTAAAAGGAATTTTAGTGGGCGAGGGTTTAGTGGTGGCGGACGATGTGGCTGCGATGACTCGAGAAATGGCTTTGATGGAATAA
- a CDS encoding anthranilate synthase component I family protein gives MNKMMSEAEFCELAGQYDYVPVHVLLPGDRETPISLYEKLVGDGQGFLLESAEANRTFGRYSFLGFHPEWRLTGRAKETVVETQQGEEILALPPLEALREVLGRCRVPDIAGLPPLRGGFVGYLAFEGVTTWERVRGMNVPDDMVLLEAFFCRDMAVLDHLTHSVALITWSRGGSELAAAYEQACSRLETMQAALNAPGKELQQTLPGVALTREAKAETFLEGVRKVKEHIVAGDTFQTVLSLPFHRPQRCHPFQLYRRLRRVNPSPYMFYLQFGRKQLVGASPEMLVRVEDDMVSTYPIAGTRRRGADRREDAALEAELVADPKERAEHAMLVDLGRNDLGRVSMPGTVEVTRMMQVEYFSHVMHMVSEVQGKLAADKDAIAALQACFPAGTVSGAPKVRAMEIIAELEDEPRGVYAGAVGYFDFRGSMDTCIAIRTMVVEAGIVTVRAGAGLVADSTPEGELEEVRHKAEALLRVLREVERDVDAD, from the coding sequence ATGAATAAGATGATGAGCGAGGCGGAGTTTTGCGAGCTGGCCGGACAGTATGATTACGTGCCGGTGCATGTATTGCTGCCGGGGGACCGGGAAACGCCGATCTCTTTATATGAAAAATTGGTTGGCGACGGCCAAGGCTTCTTGCTGGAAAGCGCAGAAGCCAACCGTACCTTCGGACGGTATTCCTTTTTAGGATTTCATCCGGAATGGCGCTTGACAGGCCGAGCCAAGGAAACGGTGGTGGAGACGCAGCAGGGCGAAGAGATTCTTGCCTTGCCGCCTCTGGAGGCGCTGCGCGAAGTTCTAGGACGCTGCCGTGTACCCGATATTGCAGGACTTCCTCCGTTGCGGGGCGGCTTTGTCGGCTATCTAGCCTTTGAAGGCGTAACAACTTGGGAACGGGTACGGGGGATGAACGTGCCTGACGATATGGTGCTGCTGGAAGCCTTCTTTTGTCGCGATATGGCAGTGCTGGATCATTTAACTCATTCGGTGGCTTTGATTACCTGGAGCCGCGGCGGCAGCGAACTGGCAGCGGCTTATGAACAGGCTTGCTCGCGCCTGGAGACCATGCAGGCGGCCCTGAATGCGCCCGGAAAAGAGTTGCAGCAGACTTTGCCCGGTGTAGCGCTGACGCGCGAAGCCAAGGCGGAAACCTTTCTGGAAGGAGTGCGCAAGGTCAAGGAGCATATAGTCGCTGGCGATACCTTTCAGACGGTGTTATCCTTGCCGTTTCACCGGCCGCAGCGCTGTCATCCCTTTCAGTTGTATCGCCGCTTGCGGCGAGTGAATCCTTCGCCGTACATGTTTTATCTGCAGTTTGGCCGTAAACAGCTGGTAGGCGCTTCACCGGAGATGCTGGTGCGAGTGGAAGATGACATGGTGAGTACCTATCCGATTGCAGGTACAAGACGCCGCGGTGCAGACCGGAGGGAAGATGCGGCGCTGGAAGCGGAGCTTGTGGCCGATCCCAAAGAGCGGGCGGAACACGCCATGCTAGTTGATTTGGGGCGTAATGATCTAGGACGCGTAAGTATGCCGGGAACGGTAGAAGTGACGCGGATGATGCAAGTGGAATACTTTTCCCATGTTATGCACATGGTGTCGGAAGTGCAAGGCAAACTGGCGGCGGATAAAGACGCCATTGCGGCTCTGCAGGCTTGTTTTCCTGCTGGTACGGTCAGCGGTGCGCCGAAGGTGCGGGCTATGGAGATCATTGCTGAGCTGGAAGACGAGCCGCGCGGCGTTTACGCTGGGGCGGTAGGATATTTTGACTTCCGCGGTTCCATGGATACTTGCATTGCCATTCGCACCATGGTAGTGGAGGCTGGCATTGTAACGGTGCGGGCTGGTGCAGGTCTTGTAGCCGATTCGACGCCGGAAGGCGAGCTGGAAGAAGTGCGGCATAAGGCGGAAGCCTTACTGCGGGTGTTAAGGGAGGTAGAGCGCGATGTGGACGCTGATTGA
- a CDS encoding anthranilate synthase component II: MWTLIDNYDSFTYNLYQALCKLGAEVRVVRNDVMTAAQAGAGSEGIILSPGPGTPADAGICAEAVRLFAGKLPILGVCLGHQTIGEVFGAKVVRAPQPIHGKVSKIRHKAKGIFAGMPQGLEVGRYHSLVLEASSIPDCLEVTATTEDGLVMAVQHKNYAITGIQFHPESILTPQGEALLQKFLENHGTLRNVAAEKEQQVG; the protein is encoded by the coding sequence ATGTGGACGCTGATTGATAACTATGATTCCTTTACGTACAATCTGTACCAGGCGCTGTGTAAATTGGGCGCTGAGGTGCGGGTAGTGCGCAATGATGTAATGACGGCCGCTCAGGCTGGCGCGGGCAGCGAGGGAATTATTCTTTCTCCTGGCCCGGGCACCCCGGCGGATGCCGGCATCTGCGCGGAAGCGGTGCGGCTTTTTGCAGGAAAGCTGCCGATCTTGGGCGTATGCTTGGGGCATCAGACCATTGGAGAGGTATTTGGCGCTAAAGTAGTGAGGGCTCCGCAGCCCATTCACGGTAAGGTCAGTAAAATCCGGCATAAAGCGAAAGGGATATTCGCCGGTATGCCCCAAGGCCTAGAAGTAGGACGCTATCATTCGTTAGTGCTGGAAGCCTCGTCCATACCGGATTGCCTGGAAGTGACGGCCACGACGGAAGACGGGCTGGTCATGGCGGTGCAGCATAAAAACTATGCGATTACAGGCATTCAGTTTCATCCGGAATCCATTTTGACGCCGCAAGGGGAAGCCTTATTGCAAAAGTTTTTAGAAAATCACGGTACATTACGGAATGTAGCTGCCGAAAAAGAGCAGCAAGTAGGATAG